From one Sardina pilchardus chromosome 6, fSarPil1.1, whole genome shotgun sequence genomic stretch:
- the LOC134082418 gene encoding zinc finger and BTB domain-containing protein 7B-like isoform X1 — protein sequence MTHTLPRLQTSAQHSTMRHRTVAMSPGEDGLIGIPFPEHSSDLLSRLNAQRRAGLLCDLTLTSRGSRYPTHRSVMAAVSLYFRRLFGADEAEDGGCEGSGAGASCSVCQLDCVAPDALDALLEFAYTATLTIRSSGMREVLKGAQLLGIQCVADACRDILGEAADEAEPEAAAVATEERRGAGDATTAAQHRVSRRKRDRRHVPKAASPARPLWRQQQQQQQRVQQSPPTLLTGLSRPSHGQPLTPSADWDEYHQNTTRRADHDDNNDYNGHAAHTHGSQGSQLRALVNGGAHWHQESTPMPPPADDAVSEKERRLEVGVVTQAPITDRAATAGGPGVPGGRKRKSQTPQQCPVCQKIIHGAGKLPRHMRTHTGEKPFQCTACGVRFTRNDKLKIHMRKHTGERPYPCPKCNARFLHSYDLKNHLSLHSGARPFECPQCHKAFAREDHLQRHRKGHSCLELRTRRPRRASGPAAPGGEGTSDGGGGGGGGGGGGTAATGGVQQGHLEAPLSLQAHQRSSPGLPPSLVYPDSAQHLPLPLPLPLQALPLLGHRMAGLAAMWRGMEGLREEGVGGSPSPSPSPHPSRPPPHGWDGEEEEEEEEEEEEGEDEGEEEGDEEE from the exons ATGACACACACGCTACCTCGGCTCCAGACGAGCGCCCAGCACTCTACCATGAGGCACAGAACG GTGGCGATGTCTCCAGGAGAGGACGGCCTGATTGGGATCCCCTTCCCGGAGCACAGCAGCGATCTCCTGTCCCGGCTGAATGCCCAGCGCCGGGCGGGGCTCCTGTGTGACCTCACGCTGACCTCGCGCGGCTCGCGCTACCCCACCCACCGCTCCGTCATGGCCGCCGTCAGCCTCTACTTCCGCCGGCTGTTCGGCGCGGACGAGGCGGAGGACGGCGGCTGCGAGGGCTCGGGCGCGGGCGCCAGCTGCAGCGTGTGCCAGCTGGACTGCGTGGCGCCCGACGCCCTGGACGCGCTGCTGGAGTTCGCCTACACCGCCACGCTCACCATCCGCAGCTCGGGCATGCGCGAGGTCCTGAAGGGCGCCCAGCTGCTGGGCATCCAGTGCGTGGCCGACGCCTGCCGGGACATCCTGGGCGAGGCGGCCGACGAGGCCGAGCCGGAGGCCGCCGCCGTGGCGACGGAGGAGCGGAGGGGGGCGGGCGACGCCACCACCGCTGCCCAGCACCGAGTGTCGCGCCGCAAGCGGGACCGCCGGCACGTGCCCAAGGCTGCCTCGCCCGCACGGCCCCTGtggcgccagcagcagcagcagcagcagcgtgtcCAGCAGTCGCCGCCCACTCTGCTGACCGGTCTCTCCCGGCCCAGCCACGGCCAGCCGCTCACGCCCTCCGCGGACTGGGACGAGTACCACCAGAACACCACGCGCCGCGCCGACCACGACGACAACAACGACTACAACGGCCACGCCGCCCACACCCACGGCAGCCAGGGCAGCCAGCTGCGGGCGCTGGTCAACGGGGGCGCGCACTGGCACCAGGAGAGCACGCCGATGCCCCCCCCCGCCGACGACGCCGTCtcggagaaggagaggaggctggaggTGGGAGTGGTCACCCAGGCGCCCATCACTGACCGGGCCGCCACGGCCGGAGGGCCCGGGGTGCCCggcgggaggaagaggaagtcccAGACCCCCCAGCAGTGCCCCGTGTGCCAGAAGATCATCCACGGCGCGGGCAAGCTGCCCCGgcacatgagaacacacaccggCGAGAAGCCCTTCCAGTGCACGGCCTGTGGAGTGCGcttcaccag GAATGACAAGCTGAAGATTCACATGCGTAAGCACACGGGCGAGCGGCCCTACCCCTGCCCCAAGTGCAACGCCCGCTTCCTGCACTCCTACGACCTCAAAAACCACCTCTCCCTGCACAGCGGCGCGCGCCCCTTCGAGTGTCCGCAGTGCCACAAGGCCTTCGCCCGCGAGGACCACCTGCAGCGCCACCGAAAGGGCCACAGCTGCCTGGAGCTGCGCACGCGACGCCCGCGCCGGGCATCCGGCCCCGCAGCGCCAGGGGGCGAGGGGACCtcggacggaggaggaggaggaggaggaggaggaggaggaggcaccgCCGCCACCGGGGGGGTCCAGCAGGGGCACCTGGAGGCCCCGCTCTCGCTGCAGGCCCACCAGCGCTCGTCCCCGGGCCTGCCCCCCTCGCTGGTGTACCCCGACAGCGCCCAGcatctgcccctgcccctgcccctgcccctgcagGCGCTGCCCCTGCTGGGGCACAGGATGGCCGGCCTGGCCGCCATGTGGCGGGGGATGGAGGGTCTGCGggaggaaggggtgggggggtcaccGTCTCCGTCCCCATCGCCTCACCCCAGCAGGCCGCCGCCGCACGGatgggatggagaggaggaggaggaggaggaggaggaagaggaggagggagaggacgaaggagaggaagagggggatgaggaagagtgA
- the LOC134082418 gene encoding zinc finger and BTB domain-containing protein 7B-like isoform X2, producing MSPGEDGLIGIPFPEHSSDLLSRLNAQRRAGLLCDLTLTSRGSRYPTHRSVMAAVSLYFRRLFGADEAEDGGCEGSGAGASCSVCQLDCVAPDALDALLEFAYTATLTIRSSGMREVLKGAQLLGIQCVADACRDILGEAADEAEPEAAAVATEERRGAGDATTAAQHRVSRRKRDRRHVPKAASPARPLWRQQQQQQQRVQQSPPTLLTGLSRPSHGQPLTPSADWDEYHQNTTRRADHDDNNDYNGHAAHTHGSQGSQLRALVNGGAHWHQESTPMPPPADDAVSEKERRLEVGVVTQAPITDRAATAGGPGVPGGRKRKSQTPQQCPVCQKIIHGAGKLPRHMRTHTGEKPFQCTACGVRFTRNDKLKIHMRKHTGERPYPCPKCNARFLHSYDLKNHLSLHSGARPFECPQCHKAFAREDHLQRHRKGHSCLELRTRRPRRASGPAAPGGEGTSDGGGGGGGGGGGGTAATGGVQQGHLEAPLSLQAHQRSSPGLPPSLVYPDSAQHLPLPLPLPLQALPLLGHRMAGLAAMWRGMEGLREEGVGGSPSPSPSPHPSRPPPHGWDGEEEEEEEEEEEEGEDEGEEEGDEEE from the exons ATGTCTCCAGGAGAGGACGGCCTGATTGGGATCCCCTTCCCGGAGCACAGCAGCGATCTCCTGTCCCGGCTGAATGCCCAGCGCCGGGCGGGGCTCCTGTGTGACCTCACGCTGACCTCGCGCGGCTCGCGCTACCCCACCCACCGCTCCGTCATGGCCGCCGTCAGCCTCTACTTCCGCCGGCTGTTCGGCGCGGACGAGGCGGAGGACGGCGGCTGCGAGGGCTCGGGCGCGGGCGCCAGCTGCAGCGTGTGCCAGCTGGACTGCGTGGCGCCCGACGCCCTGGACGCGCTGCTGGAGTTCGCCTACACCGCCACGCTCACCATCCGCAGCTCGGGCATGCGCGAGGTCCTGAAGGGCGCCCAGCTGCTGGGCATCCAGTGCGTGGCCGACGCCTGCCGGGACATCCTGGGCGAGGCGGCCGACGAGGCCGAGCCGGAGGCCGCCGCCGTGGCGACGGAGGAGCGGAGGGGGGCGGGCGACGCCACCACCGCTGCCCAGCACCGAGTGTCGCGCCGCAAGCGGGACCGCCGGCACGTGCCCAAGGCTGCCTCGCCCGCACGGCCCCTGtggcgccagcagcagcagcagcagcagcgtgtcCAGCAGTCGCCGCCCACTCTGCTGACCGGTCTCTCCCGGCCCAGCCACGGCCAGCCGCTCACGCCCTCCGCGGACTGGGACGAGTACCACCAGAACACCACGCGCCGCGCCGACCACGACGACAACAACGACTACAACGGCCACGCCGCCCACACCCACGGCAGCCAGGGCAGCCAGCTGCGGGCGCTGGTCAACGGGGGCGCGCACTGGCACCAGGAGAGCACGCCGATGCCCCCCCCCGCCGACGACGCCGTCtcggagaaggagaggaggctggaggTGGGAGTGGTCACCCAGGCGCCCATCACTGACCGGGCCGCCACGGCCGGAGGGCCCGGGGTGCCCggcgggaggaagaggaagtcccAGACCCCCCAGCAGTGCCCCGTGTGCCAGAAGATCATCCACGGCGCGGGCAAGCTGCCCCGgcacatgagaacacacaccggCGAGAAGCCCTTCCAGTGCACGGCCTGTGGAGTGCGcttcaccag GAATGACAAGCTGAAGATTCACATGCGTAAGCACACGGGCGAGCGGCCCTACCCCTGCCCCAAGTGCAACGCCCGCTTCCTGCACTCCTACGACCTCAAAAACCACCTCTCCCTGCACAGCGGCGCGCGCCCCTTCGAGTGTCCGCAGTGCCACAAGGCCTTCGCCCGCGAGGACCACCTGCAGCGCCACCGAAAGGGCCACAGCTGCCTGGAGCTGCGCACGCGACGCCCGCGCCGGGCATCCGGCCCCGCAGCGCCAGGGGGCGAGGGGACCtcggacggaggaggaggaggaggaggaggaggaggaggaggcaccgCCGCCACCGGGGGGGTCCAGCAGGGGCACCTGGAGGCCCCGCTCTCGCTGCAGGCCCACCAGCGCTCGTCCCCGGGCCTGCCCCCCTCGCTGGTGTACCCCGACAGCGCCCAGcatctgcccctgcccctgcccctgcccctgcagGCGCTGCCCCTGCTGGGGCACAGGATGGCCGGCCTGGCCGCCATGTGGCGGGGGATGGAGGGTCTGCGggaggaaggggtgggggggtcaccGTCTCCGTCCCCATCGCCTCACCCCAGCAGGCCGCCGCCGCACGGatgggatggagaggaggaggaggaggaggaggaggaagaggaggagggagaggacgaaggagaggaagagggggatgaggaagagtgA
- the LOC134082422 gene encoding NADH dehydrogenase [ubiquinone] flavoprotein 1, mitochondrial-like isoform X1: MDRMLCFRRAISAGAHSVAKTSRNPAALTFRYSTVAKPQEKQKKTKFGPLSDEDRIFTNLYGRHDWRLKGALSRGDWYKTKEILLKGHDWILNEVKVSGLRGRGGAGFPTGMKWSFMNKPSDGRPKYLVVNADEGEPGTCKDREIMRHDPHKLVEGCLVAGKAMGARAAYIYIRGEFYNESSNLQVAIQESYKAGLIGKNACGSGYDFDVFVMRGAGAYICGEETALIESLEGKQGKPRLKPPFPADIGVFGCPTTVANVETVAVAPAICRRGGTWFASMGRERNSGTKLFNISGHVNTPCTVEEEMSISLRELIEKHAGGVRGGWDNLLGVIPGGSSTPIIPRSVCDDVLMDFDDLVRAETALGTAAVIVMDKSTDVIRAIARLIEFYKHESCGQCTPCREGVDWMNVMMWRFVKGDARNSEIDMIYELSKQIEGHTICALGDGAAWPVQGLVRHFRHVMEDRISKFKQTNPSEAEKRREIV, encoded by the exons ATG GACAGGATGCTGTGCTTTCGCAGAGCGATAAGTGCAGGGGCACACTCAGTGGCAAAAACCTCCCGCAACCCTGCAGCCCTCACCTTCCGCTACAGCACCGTTGCCAAGCCTCAG gagaaacaaaaaaagactaaaTTTGGTCCCTTGAGTGACGAAGACAGGATATTCACCAACTTGTATGGACGTCATGACTGGAG ACTAAAGGGGGCGCTGAGCCGGGGAGACTGGTACAAGACCAAGGAGATCCTGCTGAAGGGGCACGACTGGATCCTGAATGAGGTGAAGGTGTCGGGGCTGAGGGGCCGCGGGGGTGCAGGCTTCCCCACAGGCATGAAGTGGAGCTTCATGAACAAACCCAGCGACGGCAG GCCAAAGTACCTGGTGGTGAATGCGGACGAGGGGGAGCCAGGCACCTGTAAGGACCGTGAGATCATGCGCCACGACCCCCATAAGCTGGTGGAGGGCTGCCTGGTGGCGGGCAAAGCCATGGGCGCACGTGCCGCCTACATCTACATCCGCGGCGAGTTCTACAATGAGTCCTCCAACCTACAG GTGGCGATACAGGAGTCCTACAAGGCCGGCCTGATCGGAAAGAACGCCTGTGGCTCAGGGTACGACTTTGACGTGTTTGTGATGCGGGGGGCCGGAGCGTACATCTGTGGGGAGGAGACGGCTCTCATCGAGTCCCTGGAGGGCAAGCAGGGGAAGCCGCGTCTCAAGCCGCCATTCCCCGCAGACATAG GGGTGTTTGGATGCCCAACGACGGTCGCCAATGTGGAAACGGTTGCCGTGGCACCTGCCATCTGTCGCCGAGGCGGCACATGGTTTGCTagcatggggagagagaggaactctGGGACCAAACTCTTCAATATCTCAGGTCATGTGAACACACCATGCACTGTAGAGGAGGAGATGTCCATCTCCCTCAGAGAACTCATCGAGaagcatgcag GTGGCGTGCGAGGCGGATGGGACAACCTGCTGGGTGTGATCCCAGGAGGCTCCTCGACTCCCATAAtccctcgctctgtgtgtgacGACGTCCTGATGGACTTTGATGACCTTGTGCGTGCGGAGACTGCTCTGGGGACTGCTGCTGTCATCGTCATGGACAAATCT ACTGATGTCATCAGGGCCATTGCCCGATTGATTGAGTTCTACAAGCATGAAAGCTGTGGTCAGTGCACCCCCTGCAGGGAAG GTGTGGACTGGATGAACGTGATGATGTGGCGCTTTGTGAAAGGTGACGCTCGCAACTCCGAGATCGACATGATCTACGAGCTCAGCAAGCAGATCGAGGGCCACACCATCTGCGCCCTTGGAGACGGGGCTGCCTGGCCCGTGCAG GGGCTGGTTAGACACTTCAGGCATGTCATGGAGGACCGCATCTCCAAGTTCAAGCAGACCAACCCATCAGAGgccgagaagagaagagagatcgTCTGA
- the LOC134082422 gene encoding NADH dehydrogenase [ubiquinone] flavoprotein 1, mitochondrial-like isoform X2, translating to MLCFRRAISAGAHSVAKTSRNPAALTFRYSTVAKPQEKQKKTKFGPLSDEDRIFTNLYGRHDWRLKGALSRGDWYKTKEILLKGHDWILNEVKVSGLRGRGGAGFPTGMKWSFMNKPSDGRPKYLVVNADEGEPGTCKDREIMRHDPHKLVEGCLVAGKAMGARAAYIYIRGEFYNESSNLQVAIQESYKAGLIGKNACGSGYDFDVFVMRGAGAYICGEETALIESLEGKQGKPRLKPPFPADIGVFGCPTTVANVETVAVAPAICRRGGTWFASMGRERNSGTKLFNISGHVNTPCTVEEEMSISLRELIEKHAGGVRGGWDNLLGVIPGGSSTPIIPRSVCDDVLMDFDDLVRAETALGTAAVIVMDKSTDVIRAIARLIEFYKHESCGQCTPCREGVDWMNVMMWRFVKGDARNSEIDMIYELSKQIEGHTICALGDGAAWPVQGLVRHFRHVMEDRISKFKQTNPSEAEKRREIV from the exons ATGCTGTGCTTTCGCAGAGCGATAAGTGCAGGGGCACACTCAGTGGCAAAAACCTCCCGCAACCCTGCAGCCCTCACCTTCCGCTACAGCACCGTTGCCAAGCCTCAG gagaaacaaaaaaagactaaaTTTGGTCCCTTGAGTGACGAAGACAGGATATTCACCAACTTGTATGGACGTCATGACTGGAG ACTAAAGGGGGCGCTGAGCCGGGGAGACTGGTACAAGACCAAGGAGATCCTGCTGAAGGGGCACGACTGGATCCTGAATGAGGTGAAGGTGTCGGGGCTGAGGGGCCGCGGGGGTGCAGGCTTCCCCACAGGCATGAAGTGGAGCTTCATGAACAAACCCAGCGACGGCAG GCCAAAGTACCTGGTGGTGAATGCGGACGAGGGGGAGCCAGGCACCTGTAAGGACCGTGAGATCATGCGCCACGACCCCCATAAGCTGGTGGAGGGCTGCCTGGTGGCGGGCAAAGCCATGGGCGCACGTGCCGCCTACATCTACATCCGCGGCGAGTTCTACAATGAGTCCTCCAACCTACAG GTGGCGATACAGGAGTCCTACAAGGCCGGCCTGATCGGAAAGAACGCCTGTGGCTCAGGGTACGACTTTGACGTGTTTGTGATGCGGGGGGCCGGAGCGTACATCTGTGGGGAGGAGACGGCTCTCATCGAGTCCCTGGAGGGCAAGCAGGGGAAGCCGCGTCTCAAGCCGCCATTCCCCGCAGACATAG GGGTGTTTGGATGCCCAACGACGGTCGCCAATGTGGAAACGGTTGCCGTGGCACCTGCCATCTGTCGCCGAGGCGGCACATGGTTTGCTagcatggggagagagaggaactctGGGACCAAACTCTTCAATATCTCAGGTCATGTGAACACACCATGCACTGTAGAGGAGGAGATGTCCATCTCCCTCAGAGAACTCATCGAGaagcatgcag GTGGCGTGCGAGGCGGATGGGACAACCTGCTGGGTGTGATCCCAGGAGGCTCCTCGACTCCCATAAtccctcgctctgtgtgtgacGACGTCCTGATGGACTTTGATGACCTTGTGCGTGCGGAGACTGCTCTGGGGACTGCTGCTGTCATCGTCATGGACAAATCT ACTGATGTCATCAGGGCCATTGCCCGATTGATTGAGTTCTACAAGCATGAAAGCTGTGGTCAGTGCACCCCCTGCAGGGAAG GTGTGGACTGGATGAACGTGATGATGTGGCGCTTTGTGAAAGGTGACGCTCGCAACTCCGAGATCGACATGATCTACGAGCTCAGCAAGCAGATCGAGGGCCACACCATCTGCGCCCTTGGAGACGGGGCTGCCTGGCCCGTGCAG GGGCTGGTTAGACACTTCAGGCATGTCATGGAGGACCGCATCTCCAAGTTCAAGCAGACCAACCCATCAGAGgccgagaagagaagagagatcgTCTGA